From the genome of Gallus gallus isolate bGalGal1 chromosome 4, bGalGal1.mat.broiler.GRCg7b, whole genome shotgun sequence:
GTCCTTAGCTTCCCCTACATGCACATGGAAACACTGGCATACATCCCTGGCTGCAGTGGCAGCCCAAGGGAGAGCACAGCATCTTTCCCAGAGGAGCAGGAAATTCTGACAGCCAACTCCACCGTGGAGCCACAGCTGCTCATCCCAACCTCAAGACCTCAGCCAGACTgacagcagaaggcagaaaggaaCAACCAGGTCATCCATAAAGGAAACTTACTCTTTATCTTCCTTCTTCACTGAAACAGCAATGTCTTTGATCTTGTTTACAGCCTGCCAAAACACAAACCAACAGCTGGATTAATGATTCATGCTTGTCAGCTAATCAGATCTTCAACTCCTCTCTGTAGTTTATGCTATCTTTCATTCCCTCCTTCAACATCACTACAATTTCAAGCATTTGAGCTATTCCATCCTTTCCAGCACAGCAATTTTAAGAGACACCCAGAAGCAGCTTGAAGAGTTCAAACACGTTTACATGCAACCTCAGTCACAACCCAAGCAAAAATCGCTCAGATTCCAACTGCTGTTATGCTTCCTGTGTTAACGATTGCATAATAAATGAATTacaaccatagaatggcctgggttgaaaaggaccacaatgctcatccagttccaaccccctgccatgtgcagggtcgccaaccaccagaccaggctgcccagagccacatccagcctggccttgaatgcctccagggatggggcatccacaacctccttgggcaacctgttccagtgtgtcaccaccctcagggtgaaaaacttcctcctaatatccaatctcAACCTTtcctatctcagtttaaaaccattcccccttgtcctatcactatacaccctcataaacagctgttccccctcctgtttataagctgccttcaagtactggaaggccacaatgaggtgtccccagagccttctcttctccaagctaaacaagcccagttccctcaacctttctttacAAGAGAGGTTCTCCAGAGTAGTTTCCTCCTTCTCACACcataaaaaataacttctaaCAAACTCTGGTGGGATTTTACTATGATCCTCGCATGTTTAAAAGCCTTCTAATGCagtgagaaggggaaaaaaaaaaaaaaggagaagaaaacaggggaaaacagaaaaaaaaagaccagagctgccccatcctgcacagtgctgccttACCAGTTGTGTGGCTGTGCGGAAGGCACGGATGATGATCTGAGGATGAAGGCCTTCCTCCACGTAGGGCTTCACCTGTTTCAGGAactcagcagcaagcagagttACGGATGTGGTGCCATCACCAACCTGCACAGACAGAACGCTCCATGTCACCTATGAAGTGCAGAGACTTCCAGAGCAAAACAGATTTCACAACTCTCTTTGCTCACAGAACTGTGGCTGGTTCTTTCAGTGATTAAGAACAGGCCGGGTTCAGAATGCACCCTGTTTGAGGGTGCAGCGAAGTCTCCCATCTCCCAGCCACCTCTGTTCGTGACATTTTGCATCTGCAAAATCTCCAAACCCTTTTACCAAATCTGGCTGAAAACCCAGTAAAGGGTTTTAAAGTTATCGCAAAAGAGATGGTAGCAATAAAGAAACCAGGATAAACAGCAGCACGTCCCAACGGAGTCTGACCCCTTAACACAAAACACACCCAACTGCCACCGTGCTGCTGCATCCTGTTCAGGTTACCCTCCTACCTCTGCATCCTGAGATTTGGCAATGTCCACCAACGTCTTCGCAGCCGGATGGACAACATCAAGGAGCTTCAGGATGGTGGCTCCATCGTTAGAGATGGTGGCTTTGCCTACAAGCaattcagaaaaagaagctaAGTCCCAAACAAAGCCCTTAGTACCTTGAAACACACAACCCCAGCATCTAACAGAGCTTTCCCAGTCTTCTTGCACAGAGTCTGCCGTGCAGTGCTCACCCCGGTCATCCACAATGAGTTTGTCCATGCCCCGAGGTCCCAGGGTGGTGCGTACAGCCTCAGCGATCACCTGGCAGGCATTGATGTTGCTGACGAGCTGGGGAATCCCCTGCGAGGTGTCAGTGCCCTCCTTCAGCAGGATAACCGGTGTGGGCTGAGGAGAGAACCCAGGGCAGAGCTGTTACTCCAATCTCAACACGCAGCCCAGCAAGTTCACACCGCACTAAAAGGCCAAGAATAAAACCTGCATCCTCCTTAAGTCCCTTTGCTTAGAAAATACTACCCACACAGCCCACTTTGCCTCCACCACACCAAGGCAGGGTGTCATTATGCTTCCAGAGCATAACTAAAATTCACCCGAGTGGCACCAGCACACGCCCCAGGATCATACTATTACTGTCCACAAACCCTACTgagcttagaatcatagaattatagaatcatagaatggcctgggttgaaaaggaccacaacgatcatctagttccaagcccctgctatGTAAAcggtcaccaaccagcagaccaggctgcccagagccacatccagcctggccttgaatgcctccagggatggggcatccacaacctccttgggcaacctgtcccagtgcctcaccaccctctgaaaaaattcctcctcgTATCTAACCTcaacctcccctgtctcagtttaaaaccattccccctcacTCTATCACTAAAgcctccttccctccagcacagccctgtgaagTCCTGATTTCAGCaccaggttggaaaggacagaCCTGTTCAGCACAACAGCCACAACAGCCCTTTCCCCATCAGACCTCAAGCCATAGTCTACACGCCCCTAAGGATGCTGAAAAATGCACTCACATTTAGCACGTGGCAGGTGAACAATGTCAAAGTGGTTATAGCTGGCTGACAGCAAACTGTGGCATAGTCAGCTCAAGCATAAAGGTAGGGGCTATAAACACCAAAGGCCACAGCAAAAGCTCCTGTGCTCCAGGAGAGCATCTGCCCTTTGCCATTAAAGTGACCAGACATGCCCTGCAGGCAAAGCTCTATGTCCGAGCACTGCCCAGTTTTGTTAGGTACTCAGATTTAAGTAACTGCTTGCAGGCACAGGGAAATATTACACGATGACTGCTGCACTGAATGACTGCTGTACTGAAGAGAGCTGCTGAGGGCCTGGGGTGAGCACAAAAGGGGTGTGAGCATCACCACCAACTACACCCTGGATATCTCATGCAAGAAAACACGCCAGAACCTTCCGCAGAAGGATCCCAGATCCCCTGCGCCCTGCCCACCCCCCAGCAGCACTATGGGGGCTCAGATCAGACACAATGAGCGGACCTCCACCCTCTGTTCCCGtactacagctcccagcacgCACCGCTGCCCCCTGGGCTGGGACCCCCGGGCCTGTTCCCTCACACAGACCCGGGCAGCCCAGGCCCATGCCCGCCACCGCCATCATCCCCCCCTTCCTGGCCGCCCCGCTGAGCCGAACGCCAATCGGCCCCGCCACAACTCCGCCCACAACCCCGCGGAGGCCGAGCGGGCAGACGCCCGGCAGGACAGCACGGCAGCGGGGCGGATGGCGGAGGATTGCGCTCACCATCATCTCGGCGGCGCTCCTTTCTGCCGCTCCCGCTGCTGAGCCAGGCCCGCACCCACAATGCCCCGCGCCGCCCAGAAGCTTCCCTGAGGGCGGGAGGGGAAGCGAGCGTTGCTAGGCGACAGCTTCCGGCAGCGCTCTATGGTGCAGGCGGACAGAGCGGCCGCAGCGAGGCGCTCTTCTTTCCCCCGACGACCATAGAGAAGGAGTGACGGGCGCTAACCGCTGCGTCGGAGCGAGGTGACAGGAACGGAGCTCCCGGCGTCCCTCAGGAGATTGACGGCAGCGTCAACCAATGGGAAGGCGCGGTCGGGGCAGCGCCGCCAATGGGTGCGGTATGGGGTGGGGCGGCGGCGCTGCCGGGCGCAGCCATGCTCCGCCGCTCGCTGTGGCTCtgtttctgcctctgctcctgcccGGGCCGCGGTGAGTGCCAGCCCACAGCCCCCCGGCGACCCCTGGACCCCGATCCGGCTGCATATTCCCTCGGTGCTCCCCAGTCTGTCCGCGTTTCCCCACAGCGCACCCAGGCCCGATAGCGCTTCCCCTCGGTGCTCCGTGGCCTACTCGTCCCCTTTCTGCACCTCAGTCTGGGTGTATTTCTCCTCAGTGCAGCCCGGCCTGACTGCATTTGCCCTCTATGCACCCCAGTCTGGGTGTATTTACCTTCCACACATCACGATCTGAGTGCATTATCCTTCTACACAAACAGATCTGGGTGCATTTCCCCTCCGTGCTCCCTATCCCCATGGGCAGGGAGCTGTAGCTGGCTATTTCCCATTTATTTGCATTAGTTTCCCATTTCCATCCCTCCCCTTCTCCACGCAGGTTTACGCATCCATGAGTACCTCTATTTCCAAGTGCTGAGCCCTGGAGACATCCGTTACATCTTCACCGCCACGCCAGCCAAGGATTTTGGTGGGGTGTTTGTAAGTATTAAGAACTAACATGGGCTTCCccatccttctctttctccactGCATGGCCTTAAAACCTTCTATAAAAATGAAGCTGATTGCTTTTCCACAAGCCTTCCCTTTGCGTGTGCTGGAGAGGCCCCAGTGGGGATGAGCAGGGTTGGGgacagcagtggctgtgctcCCGAGCCCCGATCCCACTCACCCCTTCTTGTTTCATCCTTGGAGAACACAAGATACGACCAGATCCACCTGGTCCCAGCAGATCCCCCCGAGGCCTGCGGAGAGCTGAACAATGGTGTCTTCATCCAGGACCAGATCGCCTTGGTGGAGCGGGGGTACGtgtctatttattttctatttgtccAGAGTCTGAGGTTTTGAGAGAGGTACGGTGCCATGGAAATAGTCCCTGCCTTGTGCATCATCTCCTGGGCAAGCTTTGgcattaaggctggaaaagacaagacatcaagttcaaccatcaacccaccccaccatgcccactgaccacatccctcagtgccacatctccgtggttctggaacacctccagggatggtgactccatcactctatgggcagctgtgccagtgccttactgctcttttggagaataaatgtttcctaacatccaacctgaccctctcCGGCTCCACTTTCCTTTCAgtgtgttgtacagagccataaggtctgccctgagcctctttttctccagactgacccATCCCAATTCCCACAGCCGCTCCCCATAAGAGCTGcactccagacccctcacagctctgctacCCTTTTTTGGATACACTCCAGGGTCTCAATGTCTGTCTTGTAGCGAGGGGCCCAACACTGGGACACAGACCCACACACATCCCACCTACACTTCTGTCTGCCAACGCTGTCAGTCCTGCTGCAGTTGGAGGACACAGAAGGTTTTGAAGGCAGCTGTCAGCCCAAGATTTCCTGTCACCCTCTGTCCCAGGGGCTGCTCGTTCCTGTCGAAGACACGTGTGATCCAGGAGCACGGAGGACGGGCGGTGATCATTGCAGATAACGCCTATGATAATGACAGCTTCTACATCGAGATGATCCAGGACAGCACCAGGCGGACGGCCGACATCCCCGCTCTCTTCCTGCTGGGCAGGGATGGGTAGGTGCCTTGGCCAAGAAACATTTGATCTGCATCTCATGGGAAGGGATGAGTCTCATTCCCAACTAATGTAGTGGTCCCAGTGATCAGTGTGCGCCGCCTGGGCTTTATGAGCCAATTTTTTGATGGATTCAGTAACTGTAATCCACGCTTTCCCATGGAGGTGGTGCCCGTTGGATCTCAGCTCTCCTTCATACGTATGTATCAtgtctttccttttccaggtACATGATCCGCCGCTCCCTGGAGCAGCACGGACTCCCATGGGCTGTCATCTCCATTCCTGTCAATGTCACCAGCATCCCAACGTACGAAATGATGCAGCCCCCGTGGACCTTCTGGTAgaggcaggaaggctgcagcagaTCGAGGACTTCTTGGTGGATCCCAGGAGCTTGCCCAGGAACCAGGTGGTGTGAGGGAAGGGTCCTGGCATGCTCCAGAAAATCCCACCAGCCTCACCAGATTTAGCAATGGTTAAAATCTTTATGCTGCCGCTGGCGTGTAGCTGAACAGCAGAACAGCCCAAGGTGGTACCTTGAGCCTGGCACTGAGCAAACTTCATTGTGACTCTCTGGGAGGGCAGCGCAGGCCAATGCTTCCCTGAGAAACATTTTAACGATGCTGAGATACCAACAGTAGTTTGCATTACTGATTTAGAGTGTTGCAGTATTATGTGGATGCAGTCCAtaaggggatgggaggggagggagcaTTTGGTACGGGCTTGATCTGTACTAGCAGGGCTCATCCAACATCTGTATATTTTTGTCTGAGCTAATGAAGTGTGAACAAGTTTTAGAGAAAGGAGAGTTGCTCTTTTTTGAAGTAGTCTTGTCCCTAACGATGGTTTTCCCAATACACTTCTTACACTTCCTCCCAGTACACTTGCTTCTTGCAACTGGAGCAGAGTGCATGCCAGACCCATACAGACCCAGAGCGTGGACCTTGGGGGACATTTCTGCCCTTGTCCCTCCATCCCACCGCCAAGACCAGCCCCCTTTCCCTCTCTGCACTCACCACCATCCATTTTAACAGTACAAACAACACAGCCCCAATTCTCACCAGTCTCGGTTTATTATGAACACTGAAGGGCACGTGGCCCTGGGACACCTGAGGCTGGGGACAAGCAGCggggtgcagggctggcagtgatgaTCATGTCAGAGGTGCCCATCCACAGCATCACCTTCATTCCCACAATCCAAACACCACAGGCCTGAGGGAAATGTGGCAGAAAAGCAGCTCCCCAAAACccaagatgggaaaaaaaacaatacccTGGGTGCTtccccagcctgctgccagTCTGTCATTTGGAGCTGTCTTCTCCCTCCAGCTGGGCACTGCACaccccagagctgctcacaaTGCAGGGTGGGTGATGCCTGGCTGCCAGTGACAACTCCATGCTGGGTGCTGTGGATGGACAAACTGCTTCACATGTGGAAGCACAACGGCTGTCACTTGTACACGTCCTCCCAATGCAGCCCAAGGCTGGACAGTTCACTCTCTGCAAAACCCAGAACAGTTTTTGGGATTTAGAGGTGGCTTTGCTTATGCAGTGTCATAGCCTGTGTCAGGTTTGTGCTAGCAGCGTGGcacttccccctccccaaacaGCCCAGCAATCGCTGCATGGGGCTTTGCATCATATCAAGGATAAAGTTGAGGCAGGAGGGAAATCCCTGCCAGGATCAGcccctctctccctgctggactCCGGCATCTGAGCCACCCCTGAGGCATCTCTGTCCCACCTGCAAAATCGTTCTGACCCTCACTTGCTGCTCACCAAATCAAGGCATGGAATGGAGTATATATACGGACCCCAGCTCCTTGGTGTGTAGATAGTGCTAATATAGACATTAAATAGTACCCCTCGTGCACAAACACACGTACACACACATATTCCCCTCATCCCTACAGGGTAGGAAAGGACATGCTCCTCTGCACCCATGGCCAGCACTGACACAGGAGGAGCCTGGGAGGTCGCCACGTGACCACCACCATGTCCCCTACCCCAGCCCAGCGCCCTGCTCTCCTTCAGCTTCCCCTGCAAGCACAAGCTGGCCCCCTGGGGTCTGGGATATGGCAGGGGGGCTGATGGCTCACAACCTCACAAGCGAGAAATGGATGGGCTggtaaacacacacacacacacacacacacacacacacacacacgcacacgcaGCACAAGGGCAGGTGGAAGCAGGGCCTGCCTCCAGCTCCCCCCGCTGCCCCGCTCCGCCAGACCTCTGCCGGCACACAGCCTCCCACCCGACCCCCACAACACAACCCTGTTTCTAGTATTAaagctgctgcctctgggaGGACCCCTcggtcccatcccatccctttaCTCTCGCCCAAGGCCAAGATCAAACATCAGTCATCTCATCCTCCAGCTCAGCATCATCTGTCTCCCCTTCGGCCTCCTCCTCTTCGTCCGATGTCACATCGGGATCGTCAGCTTGTGCTAGGCACTTGGGACATGAGCAGGTAAACAAGTAGTTCTCCCTGGAAGAAGGTCAGGAAAAAGCGTGAGGGAATTGAGACAGGCACAACTCAGATATGCTGATGTTCAGATGAGGTGGAAGTTGTCTGACTGGAAGGGAGGGGGGTGTTCTCCACCCTACAGGTGCGACTGGACACCAGCACGGTGACCATCAGCAGAAGGGTggagatggaaaaggaaagtggTGAGGACAGCAAGGGTTTGCCAAGTCAAAAGTGGGGACCATGAAGAGGACACCAGGGAGCCCAGGGCTTGCTTAGAGGTAAGTTTGATAGCAGCACAGGTGAAGCTGCACGTACAGACTGCCACAAGCACACCAGCATGCACACCAGCCAGCTCACAGCCGCATGGCAGGGCCCTAACAGAGAGCCCAGGCTGTGACTGGAGGTGTGTGTGTTCCCCCCACGTCCCTCCAAACAGCTCCTATACCTGAGTATCTTGTTGCGGCTGTGTCTGCTCCGCTCCCTCTGACAGCAGTCTAAATAACTGATGCAGATTTCCTGTGAGCAAAGAGAAACAGGCCAGGCTGAGAGCTTCTTCCTATGAACCCGAAGCAGCAGTTTGTTCTGGTCCTCCCGAAAGCCAAGTGGAAACATAGGGTCAGGCAAATCCCACATAGAATAAGGTGTGAATCCACCACAGCCAGGCAAAAATAATGCAAGAGGCAGAAGGTACAGGGCTGGGGTCTGTGGGGAAAGTAGGACATGGGGACCTCTGCTAAGGTGTGATGTCACCTCAGGTTCATCTGCACCCCAGTGTCTCACCTCTCCTGCTTCGATGTCCTCCAGAGCAGTCAAATACAAAAGGAAGTTGTTGTCTGGGAAGGATGTCTCAGCATTGGGGATGCAGCTGTGGTTACCTAAAAGGAAGAGAGGGTAAAACTGCTAAATATCACTGGCCAAACTCTGCTCTTTTGGCTAATGGTGGACAGGGGCACACAGGAGCCAGCACCTCCAGCTGGGAGGGCCATGGTCTGGATATGGCAGTACAATGCTCAGCCACACCATCTGCAGTGGggggggcagcactgcactcTCCACTCACACTGGGGGCTACAGAGTCCCAGGTCCCATGAAGAACAAGGTGCAGGGTCAGGGCtctccaaacaaaaataaaacaatactcAGGGAGACAGAGTTGACTTGGATCAATCCCTGGGATGCCCAGCACCATCCCACACCTTTGTGTGCCCAAAGAAGGGTGCACAGGGTAGCAGTGCTCCCTCACTTCCCAGCTctcacagcagccagtgacCAGACCCCACTGAGCTGAAAACACTTTGGAGTGACAGAAGGCAGCTCTGAGTGCTGGGTCAACCTCTCTCATGTCCTAACAGCCCAGATAAGAAAGGCTCCTCCTTTGCCTTAATGGCTCATTCAGCTCCATTATACACAGAGGAGGCAGGAGACTGTCTCTTCACTAATTGCACATGATCTTCCTGGAGCCCACATTACATCTGAGACCATTCAAGCTAGGACTGACCATTCCATGGATAGGCAAGATGCCAGGAAACAATGAGAGAGCAACCAGGCACCAGGACAGCAGCAATCCCATCCCAACTCACCAATCCCATCCTGCCTATGAATGAGAAGCATAAACCCACTTTGCCAGAAGGCGATCAAAAATCtttcaagttggaagggacccttaaaggccatctagtcgAACTccctgcaaagaacaggaacatctgcagctccatcaggtgctcagagctcagtctagcctgaccttgaatgtctccaagaaccaggcatccaccacctctctgggcaaccagagTGCCTAGAGGCAAGTAGGTCTAGCACAGCACAACTCCCTCCTCACTATTAGCTCTCCTCTCAGTCCTTGTGTTACTTACAGCAGCTCTGGAGCATGTAGAGACCTGACCCCTCACAGTTGAGGAACTCTCCAGATTctgcagaaaagagaagggtGAGGGTTAAAGCTGTGCATGACTTTTTTTTGGCTCTATCAGGCATTCAGCTCAGTGCGTGTATTAAGAGTCACCCATCAGTGCTCAGCACACTCAGACAGCACTGATCTGAGGTCTGTGTGCTGGAGGGTCGCTCCAAAGCACCATTCCCTTCCCactgggagggatggagggcaTGAAGATTTGCACTCCTTGTTCAAGCTCACACTCCCTGGCCTGTCCCTGTACTCATCCAAACAGACGAATGCTGCAAGTCTTTGAACACTGGCTATAAATGGTGTTCTTATGGACAGGATCCCTCAGATAAGCCTTCCAGCTGCTTGATGCTACCTACAGCCACAGCAGAGCCTTACCCTTCTCAATGTCCTTGTAGAGCTGGTCAATGAAGGCATCCAGCTCTTCTCGTTGCAGCATGGGGAGATCCAGCGCATCACAAGCATGCACCCACTGGCTCAGAGAGCTATGGGGAAGTAAAGGACACCATTACAGCCCCAGAGTGCTGCCAGTACACAGTGGGAGCTCACACAGGGGACCTGAGGGTTAAACTCAGGGGCTTCAAGTGGCCAAGGTCTGTCATAGGGATGCCAAAGGGTTGGacagagctgaaataaaagaCTACTTTTATGTTTGCCTCTCCGGCCCCACTTCCCACATTTGAGCCCAGCCATTGCCTAGACCAATGCACATTTGCAGGCTGTACAAACCCTCCACACTTCATCTTCTCTGCCCTGCAAGGAACACCCAGAAAGCCCCATTACCTGGTTCCTATGCCTTGGCCATTGGTCCCAACGAGAGCAAAGAGAGATCGAAAGCCTTCTGGAGTGAACCACTGCAGAAGGGAGATCAAAGAACAGCTGAGCTCAGGCCAATCTGCAGCAGAACTCCAGTCTGCATGCACCTCAAACCCCACAGGGAGCTTTAGGGGAAGCAAGAAATGGGCAGAGTCCCAGGAAAGCCCTGGCCTTAGGGGCAGACATAACCCAAAAGGACCGGCACCCAAAAGAAAGTCCCACTTCTCCTGGCTCAACTCACCCTACTGAGTTGTTCGTCGTAAAGGGCTTCAGTGAAGAGCAAacgcagcagctccagctggccCTGGCAGAACGTAGCAACACGATCAGGGTTGACAGACACTGCTGGGACTCAGACCCAGGCTAATAGCCAAGCCCAGCACAGGCCAGGAGGCTCAGAAGTCAGACTCCtggtccttctctgcaaggcTGTGGGCTACTGCCCTTAGAGCAGTGAAAAGCCACACATTTTAGCAGCAAAATCCACCTGCTGAGGTGATACTCAGCAGCTAACTAACACCCTGTCCCATTTCCACAGCTGAAGCATCCCCACAACAGGAAGGAACAGCATGTTCTGCCGTAGGACTGCAACCCCAAAGCCCTCTCAGCAGCCCACTTCCTCTCTATCAGCTGACCTGGCCCCAAAAAGGGCTCTGTATCCtcctctgtgcttgggattTCCATTGTCTCCCATCccagctggggatgctgcacCCACGGACTCACAGATGCGGGCAAGAAGAGGGCAGGTTCAGGGATGCCCTACATCCAACATGTCCAAAGCTCTTACCTTAAATTTGTCCCCCAGTAGCTTGTGCGCAATCTCCTCCTCTTCATTTGCTGTCTTACTGCAAAACTGGGAGAAGGCCTTGATCCACCAGTCCTTGTCTTTAGCCTGAAACAAGAATCAAGCAAACATACTGCACCAATACCTCTTTCTTCCCCAGCcaaaggagagagggaggagaggatgAGTCCCACTGAGCTCAGATGTATTCAGTCTGCCATCAAGAACCATCAGAAGCAGCTGCACAGTAGTAGCTTATTGGAAGTAAACATTGAGATTGCcaggccagaaaaaaaaacggAGCCAAAGGAAAGGTTCAGTTCTGTCTAATTAATTTGGTATGGAAAAATGATCTGCTTGGCTCAGGGCATAGATGcatcttctgctgcctgctgtctcTATGGCCAGGGATCACGAGATGTTGACATCTATTCAAGCAGGAAATTGCTCTGCCAGACACTTGAGAAGAGATCAGTCCTCAAGAATAACAGCCACAATAGGAAAAGGAAACCACACACTGGCAGCTGCTGACCCAAACTGCAAACCTACCTGTTTGACAGTGGCAACCATCCGGGCCATCAGCATGATGCTGGAAGTCTCCGGTGGATAATGCATGTTCCTGGAGAATAACAAAGGAGAACAATTATATCAGTGCTggtatggaaataaaaagccGGAGGGAGGCTGGAGCAGCTGCCATCCCTGTGGGCAGGCCTGCACTCATCTGTCACAGCAAATcagccagcccagcactgctgcatggaGATGCAGTGCTGTTGGGGGCAAGAAGCAGGCACCTACTTGGCTGCACAGAGCATACAATAACTCCCCACTATTCTGCCAAACTACGGTCCAAAGAATACTAACGGTCCCACATAAAGCCCAGGACTGCAGCAAGAACTGGGCTTCGTGACCAACTT
Proteins encoded in this window:
- the SMYD5 gene encoding histone-lysine N-trimethyltransferase SMYD5 (The RefSeq protein has 1 non-frameshifting indel compared to this genomic sequence), with product MAAAAGDVRGAALGARPGLGAAAAAAAAAEARFISSAKGKGLFATRSIRKGEAVFVEKPVVSSQFLWNALYNYRACDHCLRALETAEENAQRLLGRSSLVLPHPEQCSIRKDLHQQCPRCQVTYCSAECRQAALEQYHQVLCLGPSRDDPTHPLNKLQEAWRNMHYPPETSSIMLMARMVATVKQAKDKDWWIKAFSQFCSKTANEEEEIAHKLLGDKFKGQLELLRLLFTEALYDEQLSRWFTPEGFRSLFALVGTNGQGIGTSSLSQWVHACDALDLPMLQREELDAFIDQLYKDIEKESGEFLNCEGSGLYMLQSCCNHSCIPNAETSFPDNNFLLYLTALEDIEAGEEICISYLDCCQRERSRHSRNKILRENYLFTCSCPKCLAQADDPDVTSDEEEEAEGETDDAELEDEMTDV
- the PRADC1 gene encoding protease-associated domain-containing protein 1 isoform X1; the protein is MLRRSLWLCFCLCSCPGRGLRIHEYLYFQVLSPGDIRYIFTATPAKDFGGVFNTRYDQIHLVPADPPEACGELNNGVFIQDQIALVERGGCSFLSKTRVIQEHGGRAVIIADNAYDNDSFYIEMIQDSTRRTADIPALFLLGRDGYMIRRSLEQHGLPWAVISIPVNVTSIPTYEMMQPPWTFW